The SAR202 cluster bacterium genome segment GGCTGCCTTGATTAACTTCGGTAGGCTGTTCACTCTGGGCCTGGCCCAGGGTGCGGCGTTTAGTATCACGTGCAGTACCTGCTCGTTGTGGTAGATCGGATAGGACTCGTCGCCTGGGCTGAAGTAGAAGACGCGGCCATGCCCGCGCTCCCATGTGCAGCCGCTCCGGAACACGTCGCCGCCCTGGAACCACGAGATGAATATGATCTTTTCCGGTGCAGGGATGTCAAAACGCTCGCCGTACATCTCGCTCGCCGGCAGCTCAATGTAGTCCCCAATGCCATCCGCTATTGGGTGCCCGGGCTCTATCGTCCACAGGCGCTCGCGCTCGGCCGCCTTGCGCCAGCGCAGCAGGCCGGTTGTGCCCATGAGCCTTCTGAAAATCTTTGACATGTGGCTGGAGTGAAGGGCGATCAGGCCCATGCCGGAAAGCACCCGCTTGTGCACGCGATCAACGACGTGGTCCTGCACGGCCTCGTGGAAGTTGTGGCCCCACCAAGTCAGCACATCTGTTGAGTCCAGGACATCCTGCGAAAGGCCATGCTCCGGATCATCGAGGGTGGCTATCCTCACCCGGCAGCCGTTGCTCTCGAGGTAGCGAGCGATCGGCGCGTGCATGCCGTCTGGATAGATCTGCTTGATCGGGCCGTCCTTACGCTCATGACGGTACTCGTTCCAGACGGTCACTCTCAGCGGGCTGTCCATTCCAACCTCCATTGCCCTAAGTCCAGCGCAGCCTCTTGGACCGGTTCTTCTCGGATGTGAACACCGGCATGCCCTGTCTGTAGAGCTCGCGCTCGATAAGCTCCCTGAAGAGCGTTCGGTCTGCGCCGTTCACCACCGCCTGCTCGTGCGCCTCCATCAGCGCCACGGGATACCCGATGCCGCGATTGCACTGGTCCAGGACGAGAGAATGGACCAGGCCTACCAGCGCCGGGTCGCAGGCAACCCAGGACGGCACCTCCACTCTACCGATCTCCTCTCCCGCGTTCAGGTAGAAGAAGCTCAGGCCTGTGCCCCTGTAGTGGCGGTCGATGATCTGGCTGGACATGTGGAAGATGGCCGTGCGCTCCCCGGGCGCCAGCATTTCGGCGAATAGGTCCCGGTCGGCGATGCCGCCCATGCAGCCTTCGCACGGCCCAGAGGCCCCCGGGCTGAGGTTGCACCTGTATTCGGAGTCACTTGAGGCGAATGGGCAAGACATGGCGCGAAGGGTTCGAACAACATCGGGGCTGCCCGGCATTGAGATATAGCTGGCCAAGGCCAGGTTGCGCCCGTCGGCCAGGTCTTTCATCTCCTCGACCGCCTTCGCGAACCCGTTGTCTATGAGCTCGCGCGGAACGAAGTCCGGTATGCTCTGCCCCACGACGCCGTGGACGAACAGCGTCCCGTCCACGAGGGCGAGCGCCGGCGTGTCGTCCGGCAGCGCGCGCGACGCCTGCACCAGGGCGGTCATCTCTTCTACGGCGCGCTTGGCAACGAGGATCGTGGAATCGATAGGGTGCTCGCGACCGGTTTCGATATCGCGGATGACAAGCTCTTCCCGCGTGGCGTACAGGCGGGCGCTGCTGGAAAGCGCTGCATCCGGTGAAGGCCCGTACGTGATATGGGCTATCCCGGTGTTGATCAGGAAACACCTGACCGGGAGGTGGCGGTCAATATCGATGCTGGAGCCGTCCGAGGCGATAACTGTGAACGCCTCCGGAGCGGGGGGCGCGGCGTACCGGGCGGATGGCGGCTCGGAGAAGACAGGCAGGTTGCGGAACAGGTCTGGGTTCCGCGAGAGCGCGTCCCGGTATGCCTCCATAGTGAATGACTTTGCGGATTCCACGGCGCTGTCGAAGCGCGCGGCCCGCTCCCGCTGCCTCGCCAGGAGCTCCGATGCCATGTCCGTGATCTGCCGCGCGGTGCTATGCAGGTCGAGCGACATGCTGGGCCTCTTCGCGTGCGCGGCCGTCCAGGGGCTCGGCCATGCCCAGCGCCTCGCCGAGGGAGGAGACCTCCATTGAGGCCGCCAGCACCGTGACATGCCTCGGCTGGATGTCCTTCGGCTCAAGGACGGGGATTTCCCTGTCCGTGGAAATTCCCATCTCCTTCATCCGGCGGGCGCTCACCAGGACTCGGTGCTCCAGGCCACCAACGCTGTCGTTGTACGCCTGCACCGCCTGGCCGAGCGACTTGCCCACCTTGTCGAGATTGGCGGTCCATATCGCAAGGCGCTCGTACAGCTCTTTGCCGATTGCGGAAACCCGCATTGCGTTCTCGGCCATCTGCTCCTGCTTCCAGCCGTAAGCTACAGCGTGGAGGAGAGCGATGAGAGTGCTGGGCGTGGCCGGCACCACCCTGCTGGCAAGCGCCTTGTCCAGGAGGGCGGGGTCGTGCTGGAGGGCCGCCGCGAGGAACGGCTCTCCCGGGAGAAATAGGACAACGAACTCCGGTGTGAAGTCGAGGGAAGACCAGTACGCTTTGGCTGAGAGCTCGTCGACCCGCGCGGCCACCTGGCGGGCGTGGCGGCGGAGAGCGTTGTCACGCATCTCGTCGGTGTCCGCTTCGATGGAGCGCAGGTACGCATCGAGAGACGTCTTTGCGTCAACAACCACTCTTCTCTTGTTCGGAAGGTGGACGACCATGTCTGGCCTGAGCTTCCCGGCCGGGCCGTCATTAGACTCCTGTTCCGTGAAGTCGCAATACTCCACCATGCCGGCCAACTCGGCGACGCGTTTGAGCGTCGCCTCGCCCCACCTGCCGCGCACGTTGGGCGTGCGAAGGGCTTGTGAAAGGGCGCGAGCCTCTCGGGAAAGGGCGTCCTGCCCGGTGGAGAGGCTCTTCACGAGGTCACGGATTGAGGAATAGGCGTCTTGCCTCTGACGCTCAAGCTCTATCGTTGCCGAGGCGAGAGGCTTCAGCATCTCTTCGATGGCGAGGCGGCGCTTATCGAGATCGTTCTGCGCGATGCCGTGGTGTTTTTCGAGGACGGTCCGGGAGACCTGGAGGAATGCCTCGTTGCTTTCGCGCAGCGCGTCGGTGGCCAGGGCCTTAAAGGTGTCTGCCATCTGTGCCCTGGACTCGGCGCCGGCAAGCCTCGACTGGCGCGCGAGCTCTTCGGCGGCCGCCAGCCTGCATTGCAGCGCTGCGCGCTGAGGGGTCTCTTGAATCCTGGAAATCAGCCAGCCGATGAGGCCGCCGATGAGCAGCCCAACCACCAGGCCCGCATCTAGTGACCCTGTGCTCAACCGGCAGTCCCTCCGCGGTCCCGCTCCAGGCGGGCGCCGACCGCCCAATTCTATTACGGGCGGAAATGCAGCACAAGTGTGCGTGTGGCGCGATTCTGGTGATAATTCTGCGGGCTGTCGAGGGGCGTGCTTGAGTGAGGTAGAAGGACGCAAGAGGCCGTGCGATCGTTGCCGGAGCAGGTGGCGGACAGGCCCTTCGAAACGCTGCGTGTCAGGGAGACATCAGCGCCGTCCACCAGTTGGAAGGGCAGGTAAGTCTTGCTGCCCGCCACCCGGTCTCACACTATCGGTCCGACTGGCTCCGGGACGTGTCCTGATCGTCCTCGGAACCAGCCTGGCGGTTCTGCTGGCCCTGCTGCTGGCCCTGCCGGTTCTGCTGGCCCTGCGAGCCACTCTGACCGCCCTGTCCGCCCTGGCTGAACGAGCCCCCGCGCGACCCCCGGTCATTCCGCCCTGGCCCTGGCTGGCGCCCTGCTGCCCCAGCCCCTGGTGACCCTGAGTGCCGCGGGAGCCCATGGATCCCTGGCCCTGAGAGCCGAAAGACCCTTCCGTGCCCTGGGTGCCGCCCATGGAACCCTGGCTGCCCTGGCCGGACATAGTCCCGGTCCCCATTCGCGCCCCTGCTGTCGTCTGCGCGCGGGTCAGGGCCTCGGTGATCTCGTTGGCGCTGTTGAACTTGTTGGACTGGAGCTGCTGCAAGGCCTGAATTACTGAATCGTCGGCGCCCTGCTGCTCCGCATGGGCGATCAAATCGTCCTTGGAGCAAGGGTAATCAACACCCTTCAGGTACTTCTGGATCTGGACCGGATTGATATTCGCCATCCTCCTCCTCCTAACATCGTTCAACATATTTTTGTCCTGGTGGACGCTTGCCGCGAGAGATACGGGCAAGTGAGCAGGGCGGTTTGACCGCCCCACCAGTCCAATATACACAGCACGGGGGTTCAGGGCTTCGCACATGGCGCGTAGCTCGTTGGGATGACGGGCGGCGTGAAGTCAATAGGTCATTTGTAAGGGGCGTGTTCGACTGGAGTCGGTCTGCGGAGGGTTATTCGAAGAATCGGCGGAAGACTTCGTTGCCGAGCGGTCTGCCTTGTCGTGTGA includes the following:
- a CDS encoding trehalose utilization protein ThuA, with product MDSPLRVTVWNEYRHERKDGPIKQIYPDGMHAPIARYLESNGCRVRIATLDDPEHGLSQDVLDSTDVLTWWGHNFHEAVQDHVVDRVHKRVLSGMGLIALHSSHMSKIFRRLMGTTGLLRWRKAAERERLWTIEPGHPIADGIGDYIELPASEMYGERFDIPAPEKIIFISWFQGGDVFRSGCTWERGHGRVFYFSPGDESYPIYHNEQVLHVILNAAPWARPRVNSLPKLIKAADPLEKIS
- a CDS encoding DNA double-strand break repair nuclease NurA, with translation MSRCWRPQWRSPPSARRWAWPSPWTAAHAKRPSMSLDLHSTARQITDMASELLARQRERAARFDSAVESAKSFTMEAYRDALSRNPDLFRNLPVFSEPPSARYAAPPAPEAFTVIASDGSSIDIDRHLPVRCFLINTGIAHITYGPSPDAALSSSARLYATREELVIRDIETGREHPIDSTILVAKRAVEEMTALVQASRALPDDTPALALVDGTLFVHGVVGQSIPDFVPRELIDNGFAKAVEEMKDLADGRNLALASYISMPGSPDVVRTLRAMSCPFASSDSEYRCNLSPGASGPCEGCMGGIADRDLFAEMLAPGERTAIFHMSSQIIDRHYRGTGLSFFYLNAGEEIGRVEVPSWVACDPALVGLVHSLVLDQCNRGIGYPVALMEAHEQAVVNGADRTLFRELIERELYRQGMPVFTSEKNRSKRLRWT
- a CDS encoding DNA recombination protein RmuC — its product is MSTGSLDAGLVVGLLIGGLIGWLISRIQETPQRAALQCRLAAAEELARQSRLAGAESRAQMADTFKALATDALRESNEAFLQVSRTVLEKHHGIAQNDLDKRRLAIEEMLKPLASATIELERQRQDAYSSIRDLVKSLSTGQDALSREARALSQALRTPNVRGRWGEATLKRVAELAGMVEYCDFTEQESNDGPAGKLRPDMVVHLPNKRRVVVDAKTSLDAYLRSIEADTDEMRDNALRRHARQVAARVDELSAKAYWSSLDFTPEFVVLFLPGEPFLAAALQHDPALLDKALASRVVPATPSTLIALLHAVAYGWKQEQMAENAMRVSAIGKELYERLAIWTANLDKVGKSLGQAVQAYNDSVGGLEHRVLVSARRMKEMGISTDREIPVLEPKDIQPRHVTVLAASMEVSSLGEALGMAEPLDGRAREEAQHVARPA
- a CDS encoding DUF2795 domain-containing protein, which codes for MANINPVQIQKYLKGVDYPCSKDDLIAHAEQQGADDSVIQALQQLQSNKFNSANEITEALTRAQTTAGARMGTGTMSGQGSQGSMGGTQGTEGSFGSQGQGSMGSRGTQGHQGLGQQGASQGQGGMTGGRAGARSARADRAVRVARRASRTGRASSRASRTARLVPRTIRTRPGASRTDSVRPGGGQQDLPALPTGGRR